Proteins from a genomic interval of Methanoplanus endosymbiosus:
- a CDS encoding glycosyltransferase yields MTIKILIISSNYPRVHNETMGWFLHEIPKRLDKDQYTIYSLTPHCHKCRRIDFFDGVEIHRFRYFIPSLQRLAYGSGIAGNFHTDHLAKIQVPLFLISEVLSALKLCKDKKIQIIHTHWLLPQGLAGAICKKLIGVKHVANIHGSDINTISKSKFLIKVAGFIVKYSDIVIANSSYTKEKLLSICPQAESKCKIIPMGVDLTKFDPNIENIQNDKKNILIHRENIQQYSEYNDLSYLPKGSKPVILSIGRLIGLKGTEYLIQSIIYLTKAFPEIIIIIAGIGPEKERLEQLVQKLKLSEKVVFKGFISHELAIEYYKFSDVFVLPSVNLNGQTEGLGVVLLEAMACKTPVIGSNVGGIPDIIKDGRNGFLVPEKDPEAIAGKIKIILDNNELREKFITNGYTTVKENFSWDIILKKNEEIYRKLVES; encoded by the coding sequence TATACTATATATTCACTTACACCCCATTGCCATAAATGCAGAAGAATTGATTTTTTTGACGGGGTTGAAATTCACAGGTTCAGATATTTCATTCCATCATTGCAGAGACTTGCATATGGCTCCGGAATTGCAGGGAATTTTCATACAGATCATCTCGCAAAGATACAGGTTCCTTTATTTTTAATATCTGAAGTATTATCTGCCCTGAAATTATGCAAGGATAAAAAAATACAGATTATCCACACCCATTGGCTTCTCCCCCAGGGTCTTGCAGGTGCTATATGCAAAAAATTAATTGGAGTTAAGCATGTTGCAAATATTCATGGAAGTGATATAAATACAATATCAAAATCAAAATTCCTGATTAAGGTTGCCGGATTTATTGTAAAATATTCAGATATAGTAATTGCAAACAGCAGTTATACTAAAGAAAAATTATTGTCAATATGCCCCCAAGCAGAGAGCAAATGCAAAATCATTCCGATGGGCGTTGATTTGACAAAATTTGATCCCAATATAGAAAATATCCAGAATGACAAAAAAAATATTCTGATTCACAGGGAAAATATTCAACAATATTCAGAGTATAATGATTTAAGTTATTTGCCAAAGGGTTCTAAACCAGTTATACTAAGTATTGGTCGGCTGATTGGCTTAAAAGGTACCGAATATTTAATCCAGTCTATAATATATTTAACCAAAGCCTTCCCAGAAATAATTATAATTATTGCAGGAATAGGGCCTGAAAAAGAAAGACTTGAACAATTAGTGCAGAAACTTAAATTATCAGAAAAAGTTGTATTTAAAGGCTTCATATCTCATGAATTAGCAATTGAATATTATAAATTCTCAGATGTTTTTGTGCTTCCTTCAGTTAACCTGAATGGGCAGACCGAAGGTCTTGGAGTTGTTCTCCTGGAGGCCATGGCCTGTAAAACTCCTGTTATTGGGAGCAATGTCGGAGGAATTCCGGATATTATCAAAGACGGCCGGAATGGTTTTTTAGTTCCGGAAAAAGATCCGGAAGCTATTGCAGGGAAGATAAAAATTATCCTTGATAATAATGAACTTAGAGAGAAGTTTATTACAAATGGATATACTACCGTTAAGGAAAACTTTTCCTGGGATATCATCCTAAAAAAGAATGAAGAAATATACAGAAAACTGGTTGAATCATGA
- a CDS encoding glycosyltransferase family 4 protein has translation MKVVFKQVRGYSGVDVWTESLASELKRQGIETNLSYFPDYVGYLPYLARFTNKKEDYGTIIHGNTWNGFAFKGENPLVLTEHHVVHDPSFEPMKTARQKRFHKLIYKYEKISLNAADKVTCVSEYTKKMLEKTFGYSDAQVIYNGVDQNIFRPIEINREAFYKQLGLRGNEKVLLFAGNPSNRKGADLLPKIMDRLDDSYVLLMTAGLREGLFSGNKKIICVGKVSLEKLVILYNFCDALIFPSRLEGFGLTVAEAMACGKPVITTNGSALPELIVDGKGGFLCEMDNIDDFVSKIKTIFDDEKLMEDMSEYNQNCITKKFTLDKMAMEYKLIYQKLL, from the coding sequence ATGAAAGTTGTCTTTAAGCAGGTCAGGGGTTATTCCGGAGTTGATGTATGGACAGAATCACTTGCATCTGAATTAAAAAGACAAGGCATAGAAACAAATCTCTCATACTTTCCTGATTATGTTGGATACCTGCCATATCTTGCTAGGTTTACAAATAAAAAAGAGGATTACGGAACAATTATTCATGGCAATACATGGAACGGCTTTGCTTTTAAGGGAGAGAATCCTCTTGTTTTAACAGAGCACCATGTTGTTCATGATCCATCATTTGAACCAATGAAGACGGCAAGACAAAAGAGATTTCACAAATTAATTTATAAATATGAAAAAATAAGCCTCAATGCAGCGGACAAAGTAACATGTGTCAGCGAATATACAAAAAAAATGCTTGAGAAGACTTTTGGGTATTCTGATGCACAGGTCATCTATAATGGTGTAGATCAAAATATTTTCAGACCGATTGAAATTAATCGTGAAGCCTTCTATAAACAGCTGGGACTTAGAGGAAATGAGAAAGTGTTGTTGTTTGCCGGAAATCCAAGTAACAGGAAAGGTGCAGACCTGTTGCCTAAGATAATGGATCGTCTTGATGACTCTTATGTTCTTTTAATGACCGCCGGACTGCGTGAAGGATTATTTTCCGGAAATAAAAAAATAATCTGCGTTGGAAAAGTCAGCTTGGAGAAACTTGTTATCTTATACAATTTTTGTGACGCTCTTATTTTCCCTTCACGTCTCGAGGGATTTGGACTTACTGTAGCTGAAGCAATGGCCTGTGGTAAACCAGTGATTACTACCAATGGTTCAGCTTTGCCTGAGCTGATTGTCGATGGAAAAGGGGGTTTTCTTTGCGAAATGGACAATATTGATGATTTTGTATCAAAAATCAAAACAATTTTTGACGATGAGAAACTTATGGAAGATATGTCTGAATACAACCAAAATTGTATTACTAAAAAGTTTACTCTGGATAAAATGGCAATGGAGTACAAATTAATTTATCAGAAATTATTGTAG